The following are encoded together in the Prionailurus viverrinus isolate Anna chromosome B3, UM_Priviv_1.0, whole genome shotgun sequence genome:
- the ZFHX2 gene encoding zinc finger homeobox protein 2 isoform X6, with product MATLNSSSTTGTTPTPGHNAPSPPPDTSPPGTPADPVTKDPPAAPSTSESMRPSEPGGQALESGCGLVPPKETGEPREEAGCGGFSPKDLGVQEDKEQEEEGGGLPPVDLSNHLFFTAGGEAYLVAKLSLSGGSELLLPKGFPWGEVGIKEEPSLPLLAHLPSAHLTALHIQHGFDPIQGFSSSDQILSHDTSAPSPATCEGRDGAFWSYQLAPNPPGDPKDGPMGSRGGDHRALFWLCLLCRLGFSRAQAFMGHTQSHGVKLTPAQHLGLPSNAAVLQVGDEGRMALLSFLEPKPPARPPLEMPLDNSSMVNTEANVAQTEDGPPEAEAPVLPAEEVRALSPPSPATTPTTWDPSPTQAKESPMAAGEAGPDWFPEGQEEEGGLCPPLNQSSPASKEGGTLSAPVGSPEDPSDPPQPYRLAEDYTPAPAAFQGLSLSSHMSLLHSRNSCKTLKCPKCNWHYKYQQTLDVHMREKHPESNSHCSYCSAGGAHPRLARGESYNCGYKPYRCDVCNYSTTTKGNLSIHMQSDKHLANLQGFQAGPGGQGSPPEAPLPSSAGDKEPKTKSSWQCKVCSYETNISRNLRIHMTSEKHMQNVLMLHQGLPLGLPPGLVGPGPPPSAGAAPATPPELFQYFGPQALGQPQAPLPGPGLRPDKPLEAQLLLNGFHHLGAPARKFPPPAPGSLSPDTHLPPSQLLGSLSDSLPTSPPPDDSPSLKVFRCLVCQAFSTDNLELLLYHCSVGRSLPEAEWKEVAGDTHRCKLCCYGTQLKANFQLHLKTDKHAQKYQLAAHLREGGGAVGTPSPVPLGDGAPYGSVPPLHLRCNICDFESNSKEKMQLHARGAAHEENSQIYKFLLEMEGAAAGAELGLFRCLLCAWETPSRLAVLQHLRAPAHRDAQAQRRLQLLQSGPAAEEGLSALQSILSFSHGQLRTPGKPPVTPLAELPTPEKDAQNKTEQLASEEVENKSGSRGDSANQTTVRTGVFCCPYCSFLSPEPEQVRAHTLSQHAVQPKYRCPLCQEQLVGRPALHFHLSHLHNVVPECVEKLLLVATTVEMTFTTKVLPGPTLCPLGDAPEPPAPGPEPEPSREQGAEGPQLTPEASPDPLPEPPPPLAEAPDKPPGSPDQPPSPAPSPASRPDVLAEELAPPPTMAEEEEGRVGEPRPAEPAPSDSRHPLTYRKTTNFALDKFLDPARPYKCTVCKESFTQKNILLVHYNSVSHLHKMKKAAIDPSGPARGEAGAAPPTAAATDKPFKCTVCRVSYNQSSTLEIHMRSVLHQTRSRGTKTDAKAEGPERGQEEPKEESEAGGARPSEERSRAGGRWPPEEEESSRGNLPPLLPAGRRFSRTKFTEFQTQALQSFFETSAYPKDGEVERLASLLGLATRVVVVWFQNARQKARKNAIEGGPVPSGGGSGGASGCRRCHATFSCVFELVRHLKKCYDDQPPEEEEEEAEREEEEEEVEEEDAEEEQSLEPPARPGGPSPEPADREELSQAEATNPGGKEPEGRAPPSPSPVHACEQCTMSFPSQDLLTSHRRLHFMPSLQPGAAPHLLDLPLLVFGERSPLVAGAPQAPGPLLKRKHEEGSLSPTGSEAGGGGEGEPPRDKRLRTTILPEQLEILYRWYMQDSNPTRKMLDCISEEVGLKKRVVQVWFQNTRARERKGQFRSTPGGVPNPAVKPPITPAPAAFPKFNLLLGKVDDGSGREAPKREAPAFPYPPVTPAAGPLAFLPPGKEATTPTPEPPLPLPPPPPPSEEEATEEPSKASPESEACSPSAGDLSDSSASSLAEPESPGAGGSSGGTGSGVGVPDGMGQRRYRTQMSSLQLKIMKACYEAYRTPTMQECEVLGEEIGLPKRVIQVWFQNARAKEKKAKLQGAAVGGAGGNGEGPLGAQRTDCPYCDVKYDFYVSCRGHLFSRQHLAKLKEAVRAQLKSESKCYELAPAPEAPPAPKAPPATTPASVPLGAGPALPRLAPVLLSGPALAQPPLGSLAPFNSGPAASSGLLGLATSVLPATTVVQTAGPGCPLPQRPVPEQTNNSTAGITDPAPGPPTEPSGDKVSGERKPIAAPTNSSTDALKNLKALKATVPALLGGQFLPFPLPPAGGATPPAVFGPQLQGAYFQQLYGMKKGLFPMNPVIPQTLIGLLPNALLQPPPQPPEPTATAPPKPPELPAPGEGEAGEADELLSGSTGISTVDVTHRYLCRQCKMAFDGEAPATAHQRSFCFFGRGSGGSVPPPLRVPICTYHCLACEVLLSGHEALASHLRSSAHRRKAAPPPGGPPITVTNAATAATAAVAFAKEEARLPHTDSNPKTTTTSTLLAL from the exons ATGGCCACCCTTAACTCATCCTCTACCACtggcaccacccccacccctggacaCAATGCCCCGTCTCCGCCTCCGGACACCTCCCCCCCTGGCACCCCCGCTGATCCTGTCACCAAAGATCCCCCTGCTGCCCCCTCCACCTCTGAGAGCATGAGGCCCTCAGAGCCAGGGGGACAGGCCCTGGAGTCGGGCTGTGGCCTCGTCCCACCAAAGGAGACTGGGGAGCCCCGAGAAGAGGCTGGCTGTGGTGGCTTCTCACCAAAGGACCTAGGAGTGCAAGAGGacaaggagcaggaggaggaaggaggagggctcCCTCCCGTGGACCTAAGCAACCATTTATTCTTCACAGCTGGTGGTGAGGCCTACCTAGTAGCCAAGCTGTCCCTGTCAGGTGGCAGTGAACTCCTGTTACCAAAGGGCTTCCCCTGGGGCGAGGTGGGAATCAAGGAGGAGCCCAGCTTGCCCCTCCTTGCCCACCTACCCTCTGCACACCTCACTGCCCTTCACATCCAACATGGCTTTGACCCAATCCAAGGCTTTAGCTCTTCTGACCAAATTCTGTCCCATGATACCTCAGCGCCATCTCCGGCCACCTGTGAGGGAAGGGATGGAGCCTTCTGGAGCTACCAGCTGGCTCCAAACCCACCCGGAGATCCCAAAGATGGCCCtatggggagcaggggaggagaccACAGGGCACTCTTCTGGCTCTGCCTCCTGTGCCGCCTGGGTTTCAGCAGGGCCCAGGCCTTTATGGGTCACACACAGTCTCATGGGGTGAAGCTAACCCCTGCTCAACATCTGGGCCTGCCCAGTAATGCAGCTGTGCTTCAGGTGGGAGATGAGGGCCGCATGGCCCTCCTAAGCTTTCTGGAACCAAAACCACCTGCTCGCCCCCCTTTAGAAATGCCCCTTGATAACAGCAGCATGGTGAACACAGAGGCCAATGTAGCCCAGACTGAGGATGGTCCCCCTGAGGCAGAAGCTCCTGTCCTGCCTGCAGAAGAAGTCAGGGCACTTAGCCCACCCTCCCCGGCAACAACTCCCACCACCTGGGACCCCAGCCCAACCCAAGCCAAAGAGTCGCCAATGGCAGCTGGCGAGGCAGGGCCAGATTGGTTCCCGGAGGggcaagaagaggagggagggctcTGCCCCCCACTGAACCAAAGCTCACCTGCCTCTAAGGAGGGGggcactctctctgccccagtcGGCTCCCCCGAAGACCCCAGCGACCCACCCCAGCCCTACCGCCTAGCTGAAGACTACACCCCAGCCCCTGCGGCCTTCCAGGGCCTCAGCCTGTCCAGCCACATGTCTCTGTTACACTCTCGCAACTCCTGCAAGACCCTCAAGTGTCCCAAGTGCAACTGGCACTACAAGTACCAGCAGACCCTGGACGTGCACATGCGGGAAAAGCACCCGGAGAGCAATAGCCACTGCAGCTACTGCAGCGCCGGGGGCGCCCACCCCCGCCTCGCCCGTGGAGAGAGCTACAACTGTGGCTACAAGCCCTACCGCTGCGATGTCTGCAACTACTCCACCACCACCAAGGGCAACCTCAGCATCCACATGCAGTCTGACAAGCACCTGGCCAACCTGCAGGGCTTCCAGGCAGGCCCCGGTGGGCAGGGCAGCCCCCCAGAGGCGCCACTCCCATCCTCTGCCGGGGACAAGGAGCCCAAGACCAAATCATCCTGGCAGTGCAAGGTGTGCAGCTACGAGACCAACATCTCCCGCAACCTGCGCATCCACATGACCTCTGAGAAGCACATGCAGAATGTCCTCATGCTGCACCAGGGGCTGCCGCTGGGCCTGCCGCCCGGACTGGTAGGGCCGGGGCCCCCTCCCTCGGCAGGAgctgcccctgccaccccccctgAGCTCTTCCAGTACTTCGGACCACAGGCCTTGGGGCAGCCTCAGGCTCCCTTGCCTGGCCCCGGGCTGAGGCCAGACAAGCCCCTGGAAGCCCAGCTGCTTCTCAATGGCTTCCACCACCTCGGAGCGCCTGCTCGCAAGTTTCCCCCACCAG cccctggcagcctcTCCCCGGACACCCACCTGCCTCCAAGTCAGCTCCTGGGCTCCTTGTCTGACAGCCTGCCCACCTCACCACCCCCAGATGACAGCCCGTCCCTGAAGGTATTCCGCTGCCTAGTGTGCCAGGCCTTCAGCACAGACAACCTGGAGCTGCTGCTCTACCACTGCAGCGTGGGCCGAAGCCTCCCGGAGGCTGAATGGAAGGAGGTGGCCGGTGACACCCACCGCTGCAAGCTCTGCTGCTATGGCACTCAGCTCAAAGCCAACTTTCAACTCCACCTCAAGACTGACAAACATGCTCAAAAGTACCAGCTGGCAGCCCACctgagggaggggggtggggccgTGGGTACCCCCTCCCCAGTGCCCCTGGGAGATGGGGCTCCTTATGGCTCTGTTCCCCCCTTGCACCTGCGCTGCAACATCTGTGACTTTGAGTCCAACAGCAAGGAGAAGATGCAGCTGCACGCCCGGGGCGCAGCCCATGAAGAAAATAGCCAGATCTATAAG TTTTTGCTGGAGATGGAGGGGGCTGCGGCAGGGGCTGAGCTGGGGCTGTTCCGCTGCCTGCTGTGTGCATGGGAGACCCCCTCCCGCCTGGCTGTGCTGCAGCACCTACGTGCACCGGCCCACCGCGACGCCCAGGCCCAGCGGCGTCTGCAGCTGCTGCAGAGTGGCCCCGCAGCCGAGGAAGGGCTCTCGGCTCTTCAGAGCATCCTGAGCTTCAGCCATGGGCAGCTCCGGACTCCCG GGAAGCCTCCTGTCACCCCCTTAGCTGAGCTGCCCACCCCTGAAAAAGACGCTCAGAACAAGACAGAGCAATTGG CTTCTGAAGAGGTCGAGAACAAGTCTGGCTCTCGAGGAGACAGTGCCAACCAGACCACGGTCAGAACTGGG GTATTCTGCTGTCCATACTGCAGCTTCCTGAGCCCTGAGCCCGAACAGGTGAGGGCTCACACCCTCTCCCAGCATGCAGTGCAGCCCAAGTACAGGTGTCCGCTGTGCCAGGAGCAGCTGGTGGGCCGACCTGCCTTGCATTTCCACCTTAGCCACCTTCACAATGTGGTGCCTGAGTGCGTTGAGAAGCTGCTGCTTGTG GCAACAACTGTAGAGATGACCTTTACGACCAAAGTGCTGCCTGGGCCCACTCTATGCCCACTGGGGGATGCCCCAGAGCCCCCTGCTCCGGGGCCAGAGCCTGAACCCAGCAGAGAACAAGGAGCAG aaGGCCCTCAGCTGACCCCAGAAGCCAGTCCTGATCCTCTTCCTGAGCCTCCCCCGCCCTTAGCTGAGGCCCCAGACAAGCCCCCAGGAAGCCCTGATCAACCCCCTTCTCCAGCCCCATCGCCAGCCTCTCGGCCTGATGTCCTGGCGGAAGAATTGGCCCCTCCACCCACCATggctgaggaggaagaggggcgTGTGGGGGAGCCCCGCCCTGCAGAGCCAGCTCCATCTGACTCTCGCCACCCTCTGACCTATCGGAAGACCACCAACTTTGCCCTGGACAAGTTTCTTGACCCTGCCCGGCCCTATAAGTGCACTGTGTGTAAGGAGTCCTTCACACAGAAGAATATCCTTCTGGTCCATTACAACTCTGTCTCCCACCTGCACAAGATGAAGAAGGCTGCCATTGACCCGTCTGGCCCTGCCCGAGGAGAGGCAGGTGCTGCGCCTCCCACTGCTGCTGCCACAGACAAGCCCTTTAAGTGCACTGTCTGCCGAGTCTCCTACAACCAGAGCTCCACCCTAGAGATCCATATGCGCTCAGTTCTGCACCAGACTCGCTCTCGGGGGACCAAGACTGACGCCAAGGCCGAGGGGCCAGAGCGTGGCCAAGAAGAGCCCAAGGAGG AGTCTGAGGCAGGGGGGGCCCGTCCCTCTGAGGAGCGAAGCCGGGCAGGAGGACGCTGGCcaccagaggaggaagaaagctcCAGAGGGAATCTGCCTCCCCTACTGCCTGCAGGCCGCAGGTTCTCCAGAACCAAGTTCACAGAGTTCCAGACCCAAGCCCTGCAGTCTTTCTTCGAGACCAGTGCCTACCCCAAGGACGGAGAAGTGGAGCGGCTTGCAAGTCTCTTGGGCCTGGCTACCCGTGTGGTGGTAGTGTGGTTCCAGAATGCCCGCCAGAAAGCACGCAAAAATGCCATCGAGGGGGGGCCTGTGCCGAGcggagggggcagtgggggagccTCTGGCTGTAGGCGCTGCCATGCCAccttctcttgtgtttttgagttGGTGCGGCACCTCAAGAAATGCTATGATGACCAGCCccctgaagaggaggaggaagaggcagagagggaggaagaagaagaagaggtagaggaggaggatgcagaggaggaacagagcctggaacccCCCGCACGGCCCGGGGGCCCGTCACCTGAACCTGCAGACAGGGAAGAGCTGAGCCAAGCAGAGGCAACAAACCCAGGAGGCAAAGAACCTGAAGGGAGGGCCCCTCCCTCGCCTTCCCCAGTCCACGCATGTGAGCAGTGCACCATGTCTTTCCCCAGCCAAGACCTCCTGACCAGTCACCGCCGGCTACACTTCATGCCATCCCTGCAGCCCGGTGCTGCACCCCACCTCCTAGATCTGCCATTGCTGGTGTTTGGGGAGCGAAGCCCCCTGGTGGCAGGTGCTCCACAGGCCCCAGGGCCACTGCTGAAACGGAAGCATGAGGAGGGCAGCCTGTCCCCAACGGGCAgtgaggcagggggtggaggggagggcgAGCCCCCCAGGGACAAGCGCCTACGTACCACCATCCTGCCCGAGCAGCTGGAGATCCTGTACCGTTGGTACATGCAAGACTCCAACCCAACGCGCAAGATGCTCGACTGCATCTCCGAGGAGGTGGGACTCAAAAAGCGGGTGGTGCAGGTCTGGTTCCAGAACACCAGGGCCCGGGAGAGGAAAGGCCAGTTTCGAAGCACCCCTGGTGGGGTGCCCAATCCAGCAGTCAAGCCCCCCATCACTCCTGCCCCTGCAGCCTTCCCCAAGTTCAACCTCTTGTTGGGCAAGGTAGATGATGGATCTGGGAGGGAAGCCCCAAAGCGGGAAGCACCTGCTTTTCCCTACCCACCAGTTACTCCTGCTGCCGGGCCCCTGGCTTTCCTACCACCTGGGAAGGAGGCCACCACCCCAACACCAGAGCCACCTctacctctcccacctccccctccacccaGTGAGGAAGAGGCTACAGAGGAACCTTCTAAAGCTTCACCAGAGAGCGAGGCTTGCAGTCCATCTGCAGGGGATCTCAGCGATTCGTCTGCTTCCAGTCTGGCCGAACCAGAgtctcctggggctgggggaagcaGTGGAGGAACAGGAAGTGGGGTCGGGGTTCCAGATGGAATGGGGCAGCGGCGTTACAGGACCCAGATGAGCAGCCTGCAGTTGAAGATCATGAAAGCCTGTTATGAAGCCTACCGTACCCCAACCATGCAGGAGTGCGAGGTGTTGGGGGAGGAGATTGGGCTGCCCAAGAGAGTCATCCAGGTCTGGTTCCAGAATGCTCGTGCCAAGGAAAAGAAGGCCAAACTGCAGGGGGCGGCAgttggtggggctgggggcaacGGTGAGGGCCCCTTGGGAGCCCAGCGCACCGACTGCCCCTACTGTGACGTCAAGTATGATTTCTATGTCTCCTGCCGAGGCCATCTCTTTTCCCGCCAGCACCTGGCCAAGCTCAAAGAGGCAGTCCGAGCTCAGCTGAAGAGTGAAAGCAAGTGCTACGAGTTGGCCCCAGCACCTGAGGCACCCCCGGCTCCCAAGGCCCCACCGGCCACCACACCTGCCTCTGTGCCCCTTGGAGCTGGCCCGGCCCTGCCTCGCCTGGCCCCGGTCCTCTTGTCTGGTCCAGCTCTGGCCCAACCCCCGCTGGGCAGCCTAGCTCCTTTCAATTCAG GCCCTGCAGCCTCCTCGGGCCTCCTGGGCCTCGCCACTTCAGTCCTGCCTGCTACCACAGTGGTCCAGACTGCTGGCCCAGGCTGCCCCTTACCTCAGAGACCTGTGCCCGAACAAACTAACAACTCCACAGCAGGCATCACTgaccctgccccaggcccccctACTGAGCCCTCCGGGGACAAGGTCTCTGGTGAGCGCAAGCCAATTGCAGCGCCCACCAACTCCTCCACTGACGCCCTCAAGAACCTCAAAGCACTGAAGGCTACAGTCCCAGCCCTGTTGGGGGGCCAATTTCTGCCCTTCCCATTGCCCCCCGCAGGGGGGGCAACACCACCAGCTGTCTTTGGCCCCCAGTTACAGGGGGCCTACTTCCAACAGCTCTATGGGATGAAGAAGGGGCTATTTCCCATGAACCCCGTGATACCTCAGACCCTCATCGGACTGCTCCCCAACGCCCTCCTCCAGCCACCACCCCAGCCCCCTGAGCCCACAGCCACAGCGCCTCCAAAGCCGCCTGAACTGCCTgctccagg